One window of the Salvia splendens isolate huo1 chromosome 1, SspV2, whole genome shotgun sequence genome contains the following:
- the LOC121804754 gene encoding protein SRC2-like, which yields MECRTFEITLISANNLERLTRLLRMKVYATVSICGTTEVQRRTPTDWHGGSNPAWNFTARYNLNEQKVQHFGTMLVVKLFSWRRLACDRYIGEVHTSLKELFDIAAASGGIAVLTLPVQIGSANSQGAVRFSYRFGERVSIDKMLLAESLAGWSQC from the coding sequence ATGGAATGCCGGACATTCGAGATAACCCTAATCTCCGCCAACAACCTCGAGAGGCTGACGCGGCTGCTTCGGATGAAGGTCTACGCCACGGTCTCCATCTGCGGCACCACGGAGGTCCAGAGGCGGACGCCGACGGACTGGCACGGCGGCTCCAATCCGGCGTGGAACTTCACGGCGAGGTACAACCTGAACGAGCAGAAGGTACAGCACTTCGGCACAATGCTTGTGGTGAAGCTCTTCAGCTGGAGGCGCCTCGCCTGCGACCGCTACATCGGAGAGGTCCACACCTCGCTCAAGGAGCTCTTCGACATCGCTGCGGCCAGCGGTGGGATCGCGGTTCTGACCTTGCCGGTGCAGATCGGGAGCGCTAATTCGCAGGGGGCGGTTAGGTTTTCGTATCGATTTGGGGAGAGAGTTTCCATTGATAAGATGCTGTTGGCTGAGAGCCTTGCTGGCTGGTCGCAGTGCTAA
- the LOC121798686 gene encoding uncharacterized protein LOC121798686 gives MAKSRNPRNPKPKKHQEKPHSWAAVRSLFTCKYLQVQHHQHLVHLQQQPQDTPKSKKHPKQQDTTSTTTTHETNKKQCKKKLKCSGSLCSMQKPEILISSSPNKKRAAAHLSSSESSDASITSRSMKATTTINSSSSSSSSFLTAPSASPSVSGSFRSMPFRKLSGCYECRMVVDPVLGMTRDPSLRNTISSCPQCGQVFMKPENLELHQAVRHAVCELGAEDTSKNIVEIIFQSSWLKKNIPVCKIDRILKVQNTPKTISKFEEYRDTIKAKAKAARLPKKHPRCAADGNELLRFHCTSLMCSLGLSGSSNLCNSIPSCAVCSIIKNGFKVTSQVSSKGILTTATSGKAHDSCRVAVDEGKRAMLVCRVIAGRIKKNPEGNVEDYDSVAGAVGVYSSLDELFVFNPKAILPCFVVIYRGF, from the exons ATGGCCAAAAGCAGAAACCCCAGAAacccaaaaccaaaaaaacACCAAGAAAAACCCCATTCATGGGCAGCTGTTCGAAGCCTCTTCACCTGCAAGTACCTCCAGGTACAACACCACCAGCACCTGGTACACCTCCAACAACAACCTCAAGACACCCCCAAATCCAAGAAACACCCCAAACAACAAGACACAacatcaacaacaacaacacaCGAAACAAACAAGAAGCAATGCAAGAAGAAGCTGAAATGCTCAGGCTCCCTCTGCAGCATGCAGAAGCCAGAGATACTCATCTCTTCATCTCCCAACAAGAAAAGGGCCGCCGCCCATCTCTCCTCCTCAGAGAGCAGTGATGCCTCAATCACCAGCAGATCAATGAAAGCCACTACCACCATTAACTCCTCTTCGTCCTCGTCCTCTTCCTTCCTCACAGCCCCCTCGGCCTCCCCCTCCGTCTCCGGATCCTTCAGGAGCATGCCGTTTAGGAAGCTCTCCGGCTGCTACGAGTGCCGGATGGTGGTCGATCCCGTTCTCGGCATGACAAGAGATCCTTCCTTGAGGAATACCATCTCTTCTTGCCCACAATGTGGCCAGGTTTTCATGAAGCCTGAGAATTTGGAGTTGCATCAAGCTGTTAGGCATGCTg TGTGTGAACTGGGAGCTGAAGACACGAGCAAGAACATAGTGGAGATCATATTCCAATCAAGCTGGCTGAAGAAGAACATCCCAGTTTGCAAGATTGATCGCATATTAAAAGTCCAAAATACCCCCAAGACCATATCCAAATTTGAAGAGTACAGGGACACCATCAAGGCCAAGGCCAAAGCCGCCCGCCTCCCCAAGAAGCACCCGCGCTGTGCAGCCGATGGCAACGAGCTCCTCCGCTTCCACTGCACCTCTCTGATGTGCTCTCTCGGCCTTAGCGGCTCGTCCAATTTGTGCAACTCCATCCCCTCCTGCGCCGTATGCAGCATCATCAAAAATGGCTTTAAGGTCACTTCACAAGTCTCCTCAAAAG GTATATTAACAACTGCGACTAGCGGAAAGGCGCATGACAGTTGTCGCGTGGCGGTGGATGAGGGGAAGAGGGCTATGTTGGTTTGCCGAGTGATTGCCGGCCGGATAAAGAAGAATCCGGAGGGGAATGTGGAGGACTATGATTCCGTAGCCGGAGCCGTTGGAGTTTATTCGAGTTTGGATGAGTTGTTTGTTTTTAATCCAAAGGCTATATTGCCATGTTTTGTTGTAATCTATAGAGGTTTTTAA